One genomic window of Cercospora beticola chromosome 5, complete sequence includes the following:
- a CDS encoding uncharacterized protein (BUSCO:EOG09263WB5), which yields MDLKSLQDAASNLTLYDLKAGVRKVQNAVMNYTEMEAKVREATNNEPWGASSSMMQEIANGTFNYQQLNEIMPMIYKRFTEKSAEEWRQIYKALQLMEFLIKNGSERVIDDARSHLSLLKMLRQFHYIDQNGKDQGINVRNRSKELTELLSDVDRIRTERKKARQTKNKYGGVEGGAGMGFSSSSGRYGGFGSESAGYGGGSATFGGSSRAVYGDGGGFGGEASTEEYDEGPGRTRADKFDEYDEYDDGGAQARPARRKGDVAAKRAAPKKAAAPPKPKEPEVDLFDFGDEPATTITAPSNGAASSAAVLAPPSSQPAQPTDDDDDFDDFQSATPAAPSAPAKTVPSIPAPNYSSFSTAAPTTTTQYAQPTPQSSGQNAAFSNILSTASPPPGSASTPLGSIASPKPTGYQPSGPNYFQSVQVASQSTGGSFSSQVKSPGAGQIGAKPAAKSGGGDAFASLLGGAGLKSKGPAQKGPTIADMAKQKTQAGLYGANAPAAAAPATSAQPKPSTGSSGLDDLLG from the exons ATGGATCTCAAAAGTCTGCAGGATGCGGCGAGCAATCTCACGCTCTACGACCTCAAAGCGGGCGTCCGCAAGGTCCAAAATG CTGTCATGAACTACACCGAGATGGAGGCCAAAGTGCGAGAGGCGACGAACAACGAGCCTTGGGGAGCATCCTCGAGCATGATGCAGGAAATTGCCAATGGCACCTTCAACTA CCAACAGCTCAACGAAATCATGCCTATGATTTACAAACGATTTACAGAAAAGTCGGCAGAGGAATGGAGACAGATCTACAAAGCGCTGCAACTCATGGAGTTCCTCATCAAAAATGGCTCGGAACGTGTGATCGACGACGCTCGCTCCCACCTCTCGTTGCTGAAGATGCTCCGACAATTTCACTACATCGACCAGAACGGCAAAGATCAGGGGATCAACGTGCGCAACAGGAGCAAAGAGCTTACGGAGCTACTCAGCGATGTGGACAGGATCAGGacagagaggaagaaggcacgACAGACAAAGAACAAATACGGTGGCGTCGAAGGAGGCGCTGGGATGGGCTTCAGTAGCTCATCGGGCAGATATGGAGGCTTTGGCAGCGAAAGCGCTGGTTACGGAGGGGGTAGCGCAACTTTTGGCGGCAGCTCAAGAGCAGTATACGGCGATGGAGGTGGTTTCGGTGGCGAAGCGAGCACCGAAGAGTACGATGAAGGTCCAGGCCGAACACGTGCTGATAAGTTCGACGAGTACGACGAGTATGACGATGGCGGCGCACAGGCTCGACCAGCCAGGCGGAAAGGCGATGTCGCGGCGAAACGAGCAGCACCAAAGAAAGCAGCAGCCCCTCCGAAGCCCAAAGAACCAGAGGTCGACCTCTTCGATTTCGGGGATGAGCCGGCCACGACAATCACAGCGCCGTCGAATGGTGCAGCAAGCTCGGCGGCCGTTCTGGCACCACCATCGTCTCAGCCCGCTCAGCCAacagacgatgacgatgatttCGACGACTTCCAATCTGCCACTCCAGCTGCTCCCTCTGCACCCGCGAAGACTGTGCCGAGCATTCCTGCACCGAACTACAGTTCTTTCTCTACTGCCGCTCCGACTACCACCACACAGTACGCGCAGCCGACTCCGCAATCAAGCGGCCAGAACGCGGCTTTCAGCAACATCCTTTCGACTGCGTCTCCACCACCAGGCAGCGCGTCGACCCCGCTCGGTAGCATCGCTTCTCCCAAGCCCACAGGCTATCAGCCCTCTGGACCGAATTACTTTCAATCAGTGCAGGTTGCGAGCCAATCCACTGGTGGCTCTTTCAGCTCGCAAGTCAAGTCGCCTGGAGCAGGTCAAATTGGCGCAAAGCCTGCGGCCAAGTCGGGAGGTGGTGATGCTTTTGCTAGTCTGCTGGGAGGCGCTGGACTCAAAAGCAAGGGGCCTGCGCAGAAGGGTCCAACCATTGCAGACATGGCGAAGCAGAAAACTCAGGCTGGTCTGTATGGAGCCAATGcgccagctgctgctgctccggcAACTTCTGCTCAACCAAAGCCCAGTACTGGCAGTAGCGGGCTGGACGATCTCTTGGGTTAG
- the RPL23A_1 gene encoding 60S ribosomal protein uL14 (BUSCO:EOG09265CQO), whose protein sequence is MSANKRGGTSGQKLKMTLGLPVGAVMNCCDNSGARNLYIISVKGFGARLNRLPAAGVGDMVMATVKKGKPELRKKVMPAVIVRQSKPWRRADGIYLYFEDNAGVIVNPKGEMKGSAITGPVGKEAAELWPRIASNAGVVM, encoded by the exons ATGTCGGCCAACAAGCGCGGTGGTACTTCTGGtcagaagctgaagatgacCCTCGGTCTTCCAGT CGGCGCGGTCATGAACTGCTGCGACAACTCCGGTGCCCGTAACCTCTACATCATCTCCGTCAAGGGCTTCGGTGCACGCCTCAACCGTCTCCCAGCTGCTGGTGTCGGTGACATGGTCATGGCGACCGTCAAGAAGGGAAAGCCAGAACTGCGCAAGAAGGTCATGCCTGCTGTCATCGTGCGTCAGAGCAAGCCTTGGAGGAGAGCAGACGGTATCTACCTCTACTTCGAGGACAACGCCGGTGTCATTGTGAATCCCAAGGGAGAGATGAAGGGTTCGGCTATTACTGGGCCTGTGGGCAAGGAGGCTGCTGAGCTTTGGCCG CGTATCGCCTCCAACGCCGGTGTCGTGATGTAA